A genomic window from Accipiter gentilis chromosome 1, bAccGen1.1, whole genome shotgun sequence includes:
- the LOC126041403 gene encoding maestro heat-like repeat family member 5: MAERPPSVPRLAWLGWEEEDEGTEDAPAWQLDEVEEVQLLQADPDWKLPEEQEHAQALFHSSAQKFWESLKPSEREDATIAAVEGMADSDSYNAEACAAMLDVLVESDTSRLQHVPSIVRCIYRWLMSNTHVSAEHRLDNSLLELTHAHPHDVAVTLLRCAPSCDRAAATMWRVMVSRSRTAEQVLRELVCVLEDWPLHSTCTSDGDSSDVFALAATRVLQEILRLPGCPQRLNVLFPRIFLALLSQIFFATQQMPEEVDTFWRGCQQEGCPPTNPSRFAMLTVKALLCRLEYDDVVFEVERKRGWDTLLSAETYHCAMGLLARQLHGISRSLCYWIAGHLVKLLRRKKQLWEVPAMAFLVELLVYPNVRCWGDNILQLVPMYLQSKCRVMRRLVLRGLLALCKTPLMVRRMRPLLRRLIDLLTDADMEVVGMTLSVLSKVLRATGIPIATSITLQLAESLWPLFDSDANHVQLLSMHLFRDVMEFVVGEGKKPLKQHVHRSLIPLLCHLYDENQRVAEASQETLLQATKFLKNRKLQQLLEREKTWVVAKCLLAEYSSRVDEYLQQCLLYLQSPQASMRVAAIRFLGLAGRHVAHQQVKLQVIYEALQSTTKDVSDSVSSVAIQTLFLLRAAERNPPSRFSLPVLQERFHRAWRRRPSLWDIGFLCCWSSVQS; this comes from the exons atggcagagagaccccccagcGTGCCCAGGCTGgcctggctggggtgggaggaggaggatgaaggcaCTGAGGATGCCCCAGCGTGGCAACTTGATGAGGTGGaggaggtccagctgctgcaggcgg ATCCAGACTGGAAGCTGCCAGAAGAGCAGGAACATGCCCAGGCCCTCTTCCACAGCAGCGCACAG AAGTTTTGGGAATCCCTCAAGCCCTCTGAGCGTGAAGACGCCACCATCGCGGCCGTCGAGGGCATGGCAGACTCGGACTCCTATAATGCGGAGGCTTGTGCTGCCATGCTGGATGTGCTTGTGGAAAGTGACACCTCCAGATTGCAGCAT GTGCCGAGCATCGTGAGGTGCATCTACCGGTGGCTCATGTCCAACACGCATGTGTCTGCTGAGCACAGGCTGGACAACAGCCTTCTGGAGCTGACCCACGCGCACCCCCATGACGTGGCGGTGACCCTCCTGCGCTGTGCCCCATCGTGTGACAG agctgctgcgaCCATGTGGAGGGTGATGGTCTCCAGGAGCAGGACTGCAGAGCAGGTGCTGCGGGAGCTGGTCTGCGTGCTGGAGGACTGGCCGCTGCACAGCACGTGCACCTCTGATGGGGACAGCTCAGATGTCTTTGCCCTGGCT GCAACCAGGGTGCTGCAGGAGATCCTCCGGCTGCCCGGGTGCCCACAAAGGTTGAACGTGCTTTTCCCCCGCATCTTCCTGGCTCTGCTCTCCCAAATTTTCTTTGCCACACAGCAGATGCCAGAGGAGGTCGATACCTTCTGGAGGGgatgccagcaggaaggctgcccTCCCACCAACCCCAGCAG ATTTGCAATGCTGACTGTGAAAGCACTGCTCTGCCGCCTTGAGTATGATGATGTGGTGTTTGAAGTTGAACGTAAGCGTGGCTGGGACACGCTCCTCAGCGCTGAGACCTACCACTGTGCAATGGGTCTGCTGGCCAG ACAGTTGCATGGTATCTCGAGGAGCTTGTGTTACTGGATCGCAGGCCACCTTGTCaagctgctcaggaggaagaagCAACTCTGGGAGGTCCCCGCCATGGCGTTCCTTGTTGAG CTCCTGGTCTACCCTAACGTAAGGTGTTGGGGTGACAACATCCTGCAGCTCGTCCCAATGTACCTGCAGAGCAAGTGCAGAGTGATGCGTCGCCTGGTGCTCAGAGGCCTCCTGGCGCTCTGCAAGACACCCTTGATG GTCAGAAGAATGCGGCCCCTGCTGCGAAGGCTCATAGACCTACTGACGGATGCAGACATGGAGGTGGTTGGGATGACCCTCTCTGTGCTCAGCAAGGTGCTCCGGGCCACAGGCATCCCAATTGCCACATCCATCACTCTGCAGCTGGCTGAGAGTCTCTGGCCACTCTTTGACAGC GATGCCAACCATGTGCAACTGCTCTCCATGCACCTCTTCCGAGATGTGATGGAGTTTGtagtgggagagggaaaaaagccGCTGAAGCAGCACGTGCACCGGAGCCTGATCCCACTGCTTTGCCACTTGTATGATGAGAACCAGCGCGTGGCAGAG gcctCTCAGGAAACCCTGCTTCAAGCTACCAAGTTCCTGAAGAACAggaagctccagcagctgctggagagggaGAAGACATGGGTGGTTGCCAAGTGCCTG CTGGCAGAGTACAGCAGCAGAGTGGACGAGTAcctgcagcagtgcctgctgtaCCTGCAGAGCCCACAGGCATCCATGCGAGTGGCGGCCATCAGGTTCCTTG GGCTTGCCGGGCGGCATGTGGCGCATCAGCAGGTGAAGCTCCAGGTCATCTACGAGG CCCTTCAAAGCACGACAAAAGACGTCAGCGACTCCGTCTCAAGCGTGGCAATTCAAACCCTATTCCTGCTAAGAGCCGCAGAGAGAAATCCCCCCTCCAGATTCAGTCTGCCGGTGCTGCAAGAGCGATTCCACAGGGCGTGGAGGAGGCGGCCTTCTCTCTGGGACATCGGcttcctgtgctgctggagctctGTGCAGAGCTGA